In Pirellulales bacterium, the following proteins share a genomic window:
- a CDS encoding prepilin-type N-terminal cleavage/methylation domain-containing protein, with product MKRNDLYNSTRQQFNERQHRRAFTLVEMLVVTTMVSVVLSIVGVLLHGAWSVEQSDSDHRVLLDSMNRLAQQFRDDVHAAASVQIITPDAASASSKAPATCSNNMNSANAQPISQFLAELAGGRRIEYVVDKSAINRTVRSGDAVNQRETYALPPNATIGWQVASLPAGSEANSRLASLLVDYPLALKNPADSAHRQLRVDALIGSSPASIALEEPGK from the coding sequence ATGAAACGCAACGACTTGTACAACTCGACACGGCAGCAGTTCAATGAGCGACAGCACCGCCGTGCATTCACGCTGGTCGAAATGCTCGTCGTGACCACCATGGTGTCGGTCGTGCTGAGCATCGTGGGCGTGTTGTTGCACGGCGCTTGGAGCGTGGAGCAATCGGACAGTGATCATCGCGTGTTGCTCGACAGCATGAACCGTCTGGCGCAGCAGTTCCGCGACGATGTCCACGCGGCAGCTTCCGTCCAGATTATAACTCCCGATGCAGCGTCGGCTTCATCGAAAGCCCCCGCCACTTGTTCAAACAACATGAATTCAGCAAATGCACAGCCAATCTCGCAGTTCTTGGCGGAATTGGCTGGCGGTCGGCGAATCGAATATGTCGTCGACAAATCCGCCATCAATCGTACGGTCCGTAGCGGCGACGCGGTCAATCAGCGCGAAACCTATGCCTTGCCGCCCAATGCGACCATCGGCTGGCAGGTCGCTTCGTTGCCCGCCGGTTCGGAAGCAAACAGCCGACTGGCCAGCCTGCTGGTCGATTATCCGCTGGCCTTGAAAAATCCGGCCGACTCGGCGCACCGTCAACTTCGTGTCGATGCTCTCATCGGATCCTCCCCCGCCAGCATCGCACTGGAGGAGCCTGGCAAATGA